A genome region from Pseudomonadota bacterium includes the following:
- a CDS encoding glycine zipper 2TM domain-containing protein: MKTALISLLCTVGLLAGCATPNTAGEVYSRKDTLRAMDVRYGEVLMVVPVVIDGRATRLGLVGGGAIGYEIGREIGDGGGRQVAGAVGAVVGAVAGQAIEKKITEQDGQEITIEMDNGRVIAIVQAATVEFFEGERVRVLTGRGGHARVLKIR; encoded by the coding sequence ATGAAAACCGCCTTGATTTCACTGCTTTGCACGGTCGGATTACTGGCCGGTTGCGCGACGCCGAATACTGCCGGCGAGGTCTACAGTCGCAAGGACACCTTGCGCGCCATGGATGTTCGTTACGGCGAAGTGCTGATGGTCGTTCCGGTCGTCATCGATGGCAGGGCAACCCGGCTCGGCCTGGTCGGCGGCGGCGCGATCGGTTATGAGATCGGACGCGAGATCGGCGACGGTGGCGGCCGGCAGGTCGCCGGGGCCGTCGGCGCCGTTGTCGGCGCGGTCGCCGGCCAGGCGATCGAAAAGAAAATCACGGAACAGGACGGCCAGGAAATTACCATTGAAATGGACAACGGCAGGGTAATCGCCATCGTTCAGGCCGCGACAGTCGAATTCTTCGAAGGGGAACGCGTTCGTGTACTGACCGGGCGTGGCGGACACGCACGGGTGCTAAAAATCCGTTAA
- a CDS encoding carboxypeptidase — protein sequence MRIKLLLIFFLTVYSGVGLSQDEENGESKQEAKEPKAESSITSHQVRIDGNTVRYTAVAGTIILKDDDGDPLATFGYTAYLKDGVSDLADRPIMFAYNGGPGSSSIWLHMGVLGPVIVKTEDAGFTGPPFERVANEYSIIDRTDLVMIDPVGTGYSRPIGDAEGEEFWGVDADIKTVSDFIEQYVTENSRWRSPKYLLGESYGGMRSAGVINYVQSKHGMAFDGVILVSPFLNFAVGVDGAGEDLPHILYLPTLAATAWYHDAIASKPADLAAFYEEVKQFAVDVYGPALMKGNRLGADERQAVIARISRYLGLSEDYVDRANLRISHQQFAQELLRDRKLTAGRIDSRFTGNSLNLLGEEMDYDPMFTSVRPAFVSNFLDYYHNDLKFGRDKDYKISGRLFMKWDWGHSQPGSNFPMPSPNTMPDLSRAMNDNPELRVLVQQGYYDLATPAFATEYMIDHLTISAEQQKNITIEMYESGHMMYLHPPSLVKYKKDLAHFIDSD from the coding sequence ATGAGAATCAAACTGCTGCTGATCTTTTTTCTGACTGTATATTCCGGCGTTGGCTTGTCTCAGGATGAGGAAAACGGGGAATCCAAACAGGAGGCCAAAGAACCGAAGGCTGAAAGCTCGATCACCTCACACCAGGTCCGGATCGACGGAAATACCGTCCGCTACACGGCGGTAGCCGGCACCATCATCCTCAAGGATGACGATGGCGATCCGCTTGCCACCTTTGGCTATACCGCGTATTTGAAGGACGGTGTATCTGACCTGGCCGATCGTCCGATCATGTTCGCTTACAACGGCGGTCCGGGGTCCTCATCAATCTGGCTGCACATGGGTGTACTCGGCCCGGTCATCGTGAAAACGGAAGATGCCGGTTTTACCGGCCCGCCCTTCGAACGTGTCGCCAACGAATACAGCATCATCGACCGGACCGACCTGGTCATGATCGACCCGGTCGGCACCGGTTACAGCCGGCCGATCGGTGACGCCGAGGGCGAGGAATTCTGGGGCGTCGATGCGGATATCAAGACCGTGTCCGACTTTATCGAGCAGTACGTGACTGAAAACAGCCGCTGGCGTTCGCCAAAATATCTGCTCGGTGAAAGCTATGGCGGCATGCGTTCGGCCGGTGTCATCAACTATGTGCAGAGTAAACATGGCATGGCATTCGATGGCGTCATCCTGGTATCGCCGTTTCTCAATTTTGCGGTGGGCGTGGACGGCGCCGGTGAGGATTTACCGCATATCCTGTATTTGCCGACGCTGGCCGCCACCGCCTGGTATCACGATGCCATTGCAAGCAAGCCAGCCGACCTCGCGGCATTCTACGAGGAAGTGAAACAGTTCGCGGTCGATGTCTATGGCCCGGCGTTGATGAAGGGTAATCGCCTTGGCGCGGATGAGCGCCAGGCGGTGATCGCCCGAATTTCCAGATACCTGGGGCTAAGCGAAGACTATGTTGATCGCGCCAATCTGCGCATTTCACATCAGCAATTTGCGCAGGAACTGCTGCGTGACAGGAAACTGACTGCCGGAAGAATTGATTCCCGGTTTACCGGCAACAGTCTGAACCTGTTAGGCGAGGAAATGGATTATGACCCGATGTTTACTTCGGTAAGACCGGCGTTCGTCAGCAATTTCCTGGATTATTATCACAATGACCTGAAATTCGGCCGCGACAAGGACTACAAAATCAGCGGTCGGTTGTTCATGAAATGGGACTGGGGTCACTCGCAGCCTGGCAGCAATTTCCCGATGCCATCGCCGAATACGATGCCTGATTTGTCCCGCGCGATGAACGACAACCCGGAACTCCGGGTGCTCGTTCAACAAGGCTACTACGATCTCGCAACACCGGCTTTTGCCACCGAATACATGATCGATCATCTGACGATTTCTGCAGAGCAGCAAAAGAACATCACGATCGAGATGTATGAGTCCGGGCACATGATGTACCTGCACCCGCCTTCGCTGGTCAAATACAAAAAGGATCTGGCCCACTTTATCGATAGCGACTAG